In the Candidatus Electrothrix rattekaaiensis genome, one interval contains:
- the fsa gene encoding fructose-6-phosphate aldolase, translating to MKFFIDTANIDEIKKGLELGMVDGVTTNPSLISKEQRPFTDILSDICTLVDGPISAEVISLDADGMVSEGRELAAIHENIVIKVPMTEDGLKAVKRLSAENIKTNVTLIFSSTQALLAAKAGATYVSPFVGRIDDISLDGMELVGDIMTIFFNYSLLTQVIVASVRSPQHVAQSALIGADIATIPYKVIAQLAKHPLTDIGMEKFLADWEKRQK from the coding sequence ATGAAGTTTTTTATAGATACGGCAAATATTGATGAAATCAAAAAAGGGCTTGAGCTGGGCATGGTGGACGGTGTTACCACCAACCCGTCGCTTATATCCAAAGAGCAACGCCCTTTTACGGATATTCTTTCCGATATCTGCACCTTAGTCGACGGTCCAATCAGTGCTGAAGTTATCAGTCTTGATGCTGACGGCATGGTGAGCGAGGGTCGCGAACTCGCAGCAATACATGAAAATATAGTTATCAAGGTCCCGATGACCGAAGACGGTCTGAAAGCGGTCAAACGACTGTCTGCGGAAAATATTAAAACCAATGTGACTCTGATTTTTTCCTCTACCCAAGCCTTGCTTGCCGCGAAAGCAGGAGCAACCTATGTCAGCCCTTTTGTCGGACGAATTGATGACATCTCTTTAGACGGAATGGAATTGGTTGGCGATATCATGACCATTTTTTTCAACTATTCCCTGCTCACCCAAGTAATCGTTGCTTCGGTCCGTAGCCCTCAGCACGTTGCGCAATCAGCATTAATCGGTGCAGATATCGCCACGATTCCTTATAAGGTCATCGCCCAATTAGCCAAGCATCCCCTGACAGATATCGGTATGGAGAAATTTCTGGCCGACTGGGAAAAACGACAAAAATAA
- the pgsA gene encoding CDP-diacylglycerol--glycerol-3-phosphate 3-phosphatidyltransferase, producing the protein MQHHLPNLITAFRLLLTALLAILLMFEQKTGMAFLCCLLFTIAAASDWVDGYLARRFKAETTLGKLMDPLADKLLVATALIMLIPLGRLPAWVALVIVSREMMVTGLRGLASSSGIVVSASGLGKIKSTLQYIGLGTLIFPLGLLPIPYLHHIGLAVLYVALVLTVWSGLDYFYKLRQVFLVKEKGQL; encoded by the coding sequence ATGCAACACCACCTGCCAAATCTGATAACCGCTTTCCGTCTTCTGCTCACAGCTCTCCTGGCGATTCTCCTCATGTTTGAGCAGAAAACCGGCATGGCCTTCCTGTGTTGCCTGCTGTTCACCATTGCTGCGGCCTCGGACTGGGTTGACGGCTATCTTGCCCGCCGTTTTAAAGCCGAGACCACCCTGGGCAAACTCATGGATCCCCTTGCAGATAAGCTGCTCGTGGCCACAGCTCTGATTATGCTTATCCCCCTTGGCCGTCTTCCAGCCTGGGTTGCCTTGGTGATTGTCTCCCGCGAGATGATGGTCACCGGGCTGCGAGGCCTTGCCTCGTCTTCCGGGATTGTGGTTTCTGCCAGCGGCCTGGGAAAGATCAAATCCACCTTACAGTATATCGGCTTAGGCACACTGATCTTCCCCCTTGGTCTCCTGCCTATCCCCTATTTGCACCACATAGGCCTTGCAGTGCTCTACGTCGCTTTGGTGCTGACAGTTTGGTCAGGGCTTGATTATTTCTACAAATTACGTCAGGTTTTTCTTGTGAAAGAAAAGGGGCAGCTGTAG
- a CDS encoding AAA family ATPase: MKIPYGESNFKKIITQNLLYIDKTEYIAALEESGSYNILLRPRRFGKTLFLSTLWHYYDIRFKDAFEELFSKLAIGKNPTPLRNSYQVLFMEFSGISIKDEESIERDFVFEVSERLRSFLETYQYPAEAIRRVGVQASPASMMKAFLGIVKEANIYLLIDEYDHFANAILGEDQELFCAIVGKGGFVRAFYETVKTATMEGIVDRLFITGVTSITLDSMTSGFNIGDNLTYHRDFNQAMGFTGPETEEMIRPFVDACGLDKQEVMATLASWYNGYRFSSRTDEKIFNPDMVLYFLRHFDMGDCRFPEQMLDDNIASDYGKIMRLFGIGDREKNFQTLEELIVNGEIMGRHKGKLDLDMNKPFERNDFISLLLYMGFITLSGTVLSQYRYRVPNYVVQKLYYDYFRAEIEQRGRITVSNQAIENAVAELALHNNIKPLVEEMSNVLALFSNRDFMRMDEKHIKAVILTLLYQSEVYFIQSEAEMNNRYPDILLLERNPIEVRYQFLFELKYSKKKEGKRGMEEKRAEGIEQVRAYGQLAEIKKLDKLKSYLLLTDGSAIEAVEVS; encoded by the coding sequence ATGAAAATCCCATACGGCGAAAGCAACTTTAAAAAAATTATCACTCAGAATCTTCTCTATATCGACAAGACCGAGTATATCGCTGCCTTGGAAGAAAGCGGGAGCTACAACATCCTGCTTCGCCCCCGCCGTTTCGGCAAAACCCTTTTCCTCTCCACCCTCTGGCATTATTACGACATCCGTTTCAAGGATGCGTTCGAAGAACTTTTCAGCAAGCTTGCCATCGGCAAAAACCCAACTCCGCTGCGGAACAGCTATCAGGTTCTGTTTATGGAGTTCAGCGGGATCAGCATCAAAGATGAAGAAAGTATTGAACGTGATTTTGTCTTTGAGGTCAGTGAGAGATTGCGGAGTTTCTTAGAGACGTATCAATACCCTGCCGAAGCGATCCGCCGTGTGGGAGTCCAGGCTTCGCCAGCCTCCATGATGAAGGCCTTTTTAGGGATCGTCAAAGAGGCAAATATTTACCTGCTCATTGACGAATACGATCATTTTGCCAATGCGATCCTTGGTGAAGATCAGGAGCTGTTCTGCGCCATCGTCGGCAAAGGCGGTTTTGTCCGGGCCTTTTATGAAACCGTCAAGACCGCCACCATGGAGGGGATTGTCGATCGCCTCTTTATCACCGGTGTGACCTCTATCACCTTGGATAGCATGACCAGCGGCTTTAATATCGGCGATAACCTCACCTATCATCGGGATTTTAACCAGGCCATGGGCTTTACCGGCCCGGAAACAGAAGAGATGATCCGCCCTTTTGTCGATGCCTGCGGGCTGGATAAGCAGGAGGTGATGGCCACCCTCGCCAGCTGGTATAACGGCTACCGCTTCAGCAGCCGTACAGATGAGAAAATTTTCAACCCGGACATGGTGCTCTATTTTCTCAGGCATTTTGATATGGGAGATTGCCGTTTCCCAGAACAGATGCTGGACGATAATATCGCCTCAGATTACGGTAAAATCATGCGACTTTTCGGAATCGGCGACCGGGAGAAAAATTTTCAGACCCTTGAGGAGCTCATCGTCAACGGTGAAATCATGGGACGGCATAAAGGAAAACTTGATCTGGACATGAATAAGCCCTTTGAGCGCAATGACTTCATCAGCCTACTCCTGTATATGGGCTTTATTACCCTTAGCGGCACTGTGCTCAGTCAGTATCGCTACAGGGTGCCCAATTATGTTGTTCAGAAGCTGTATTATGATTATTTCAGGGCAGAGATTGAGCAACGCGGTCGGATCACGGTTTCAAACCAAGCTATTGAAAACGCTGTGGCTGAACTGGCTCTGCATAATAATATCAAGCCGCTGGTTGAGGAAATGAGTAACGTGCTGGCTCTGTTTTCCAATCGTGATTTCATGCGTATGGATGAAAAACATATCAAGGCCGTGATCCTGACTCTGCTGTACCAGTCTGAGGTCTATTTTATTCAGAGTGAGGCTGAGATGAACAACCGCTACCCGGATATCCTTCTATTGGAACGCAACCCCATTGAGGTGCGCTATCAGTTTCTCTTTGAGCTAAAATATAGTAAGAAAAAGGAGGGGAAACGCGGTATGGAAGAGAAACGAGCCGAAGGAATTGAGCAGGTCAGGGCGTATGGGCAGCTTGCGGAGATCAAAAAACTGGACAAGCTGAAATCCTACCTCCTGCTCACCGACGGCAGTGCGATTGAGGCTGTGGAGGTTAGCTGA
- a CDS encoding ABC transporter ATP-binding protein yields the protein MQSEEQEMDTFLEVQQVNKIFRPDKEVEVIALRDINVRVKRGDFAVLSGPSGSGKTTLLNIIGCLDDASSGQILLDDEQLTGQPEKKLSLIRRDQIGFVFQAYNLIPVLTARENIEYIMKLQGRDQQECDDRVMEVARKLEIETLLKKLPSQLSGGQQQRVAVARAVAATPKLILADEPTANLDSKTAASLMDMMERLNEDEGVTVIFSSHDPMVIGKARHSIVLKDGEIISDERIH from the coding sequence ATGCAATCTGAGGAACAAGAAATGGATACCTTCCTGGAAGTACAGCAGGTCAATAAAATCTTTCGGCCTGATAAGGAAGTGGAGGTAATCGCGTTGCGGGATATCAATGTCAGGGTTAAGCGCGGCGATTTCGCCGTCCTGTCCGGCCCTTCAGGGAGCGGCAAGACCACCCTGCTCAATATCATTGGTTGCCTGGATGATGCCAGTTCAGGTCAGATCCTTCTGGATGATGAGCAACTCACCGGCCAGCCTGAGAAAAAACTCTCCCTTATCCGCCGGGATCAGATCGGCTTTGTCTTTCAGGCCTATAACCTGATTCCTGTACTTACGGCCAGGGAAAATATTGAGTACATCATGAAACTTCAGGGCCGAGATCAGCAGGAATGCGATGACCGGGTTATGGAAGTGGCTCGTAAACTGGAAATTGAGACCCTGCTGAAAAAATTGCCCAGCCAGCTCAGCGGAGGCCAGCAGCAGCGGGTGGCTGTGGCTCGGGCTGTGGCAGCAACACCCAAGCTGATTCTTGCTGATGAACCCACTGCCAATCTGGATTCCAAAACAGCTGCCTCTTTGATGGATATGATGGAACGGCTCAATGAGGATGAGGGAGTGACCGTTATCTTTTCCTCCCATGATCCCATGGTTATTGGTAAGGCTAGGCATTCTATCGTTTTAAAAGATGGAGAAATTATCTCGGATGAACGCATTCACTGA
- a CDS encoding lytic transglycosylase domain-containing protein encodes MRSSATRYLFAATCLIFLCNHGKVSGEEIYRYIDKYGVAHYTNVPTDRYKPVSLSALSTPQEEGISFRTPKVRSANQKALKLRSGKRWRYTDNTRFDKHIRHAARAHKVDPMLIKAIIKTESAFNCRAVSPKGAQGLMQLMPATAKDLKVKDPFNPRENIYGGTKYIKWLLKRFDGDVRLSLAAYNAGPARIRKKKIPRIPETIAYVGKVLRQYKAYKKERKPRRTEYQPEVAMSTSIRVRDMVTVN; translated from the coding sequence ATGAGATCCAGTGCAACCCGTTATTTATTTGCCGCAACCTGTTTGATTTTCCTTTGCAATCATGGAAAGGTTTCTGGAGAAGAAATTTACAGATATATAGATAAATATGGCGTTGCCCATTATACCAATGTCCCCACGGATCGCTACAAACCAGTCTCCCTCTCTGCTCTCTCAACACCGCAGGAAGAGGGGATATCGTTTCGAACCCCGAAAGTACGTAGCGCAAATCAAAAAGCACTGAAACTTCGTAGTGGGAAACGTTGGAGATATACCGACAATACCCGGTTTGACAAGCATATCCGGCATGCGGCTCGAGCCCATAAGGTGGATCCCATGTTGATTAAAGCGATTATTAAGACGGAATCCGCCTTTAATTGCCGTGCGGTCTCGCCAAAAGGTGCGCAGGGTTTAATGCAATTGATGCCAGCCACGGCAAAAGATCTTAAAGTAAAAGATCCCTTTAATCCTCGAGAAAACATCTACGGCGGCACCAAATATATAAAATGGTTGCTAAAACGCTTTGACGGTGATGTGCGGCTCAGTCTGGCCGCCTATAATGCCGGGCCTGCACGAATTCGGAAAAAAAAGATCCCGCGCATTCCAGAGACAATAGCCTATGTGGGCAAGGTTCTTCGTCAATACAAGGCCTATAAAAAAGAACGTAAACCACGACGAACAGAGTACCAGCCCGAAGTAGCAATGAGCACCAGTATTCGTGTTCGAGACATGGTAACCGTTAACTAG
- a CDS encoding FtsX-like permease family protein translates to MKMALRNIAAYKKRTIVTVLLTSLTTALLVFASAWLDGSHQTMIKNAVEIYPGYLQITGKEFRDKPSYEHLIFDSATIREKLAGIEGIAISAARFESFVLYSADEKAVGGMLTGIEPEKEAGLSRISASLQEGEYLTAEDTNQVYIGNELAKRLKVGIGDEIAFVGNGADYSFAADNLRVKGIFQTGLYEFDTSTAFLNLAYFEEIMAATNYATHFIVMPERPEQVEALAAQISTAIGSEYAAESWQQIMAQLVKAMQMDSVFGYITLGIFFIVIFFVIMIYTLLTVYSRIREIGVLRAIGTTPKQIFGMLMLESALLAVVSVVLGGLVGGAVAYYFNLNPIPMSGFEEQFKQYGLAVSAMPTAFQPLVILRDMVVMFVLSVLSTLYPILKINRYRPVEAMRHV, encoded by the coding sequence ATGAAAATGGCCTTGAGAAACATAGCAGCCTATAAAAAACGGACCATTGTCACGGTCCTGTTGACCAGCCTGACAACTGCGCTACTGGTTTTTGCCTCAGCTTGGCTGGACGGCTCCCACCAGACCATGATCAAGAATGCCGTGGAAATCTATCCGGGCTATCTCCAGATTACCGGTAAGGAATTCCGTGATAAACCCAGTTATGAGCACCTGATCTTTGACAGTGCCACAATCCGGGAAAAACTGGCAGGCATAGAAGGCATTGCCATCTCTGCTGCCCGTTTTGAGTCCTTTGTCCTTTATTCTGCTGACGAAAAAGCGGTGGGCGGGATGCTCACCGGTATTGAGCCGGAAAAAGAGGCTGGCTTGTCCCGAATCAGTGCCTCTTTACAGGAGGGGGAATATCTCACGGCTGAAGATACCAATCAGGTGTACATCGGCAATGAGCTAGCCAAGCGGCTCAAGGTTGGGATAGGGGATGAGATTGCCTTTGTGGGTAACGGGGCTGATTACTCTTTTGCTGCTGATAACCTGCGGGTCAAGGGTATTTTTCAGACTGGCTTGTACGAATTTGATACCTCCACGGCCTTTCTCAATCTGGCCTATTTTGAGGAGATCATGGCGGCCACCAATTATGCCACCCATTTCATTGTCATGCCGGAGCGTCCTGAGCAGGTTGAGGCCTTGGCAGCACAGATCAGCACGGCTATTGGCTCGGAATATGCGGCAGAGAGCTGGCAGCAGATCATGGCCCAATTGGTCAAGGCCATGCAAATGGACTCGGTCTTTGGCTATATCACCCTGGGGATCTTTTTCATTGTGATCTTTTTTGTGATTATGATCTACACCCTGCTGACAGTCTATTCCCGGATTCGGGAGATCGGAGTGCTACGGGCTATTGGCACCACCCCGAAACAGATCTTTGGGATGCTGATGCTGGAAAGTGCTCTGCTGGCTGTTGTGAGCGTGGTTCTTGGCGGGCTGGTCGGGGGAGCTGTGGCCTATTATTTTAACCTCAATCCTATTCCCATGTCTGGCTTTGAAGAGCAGTTTAAGCAGTATGGGTTGGCGGTTTCGGCAATGCCCACGGCTTTTCAGCCCCTGGTTATTTTGCGTGATATGGTGGTGATGTTTGTTCTTTCTGTACTGTCTACGCTGTATCCGATCCTGAAGATTAATCGCTATCGACCTGTTGAGGCTATGCGGCATGTGTAG
- a CDS encoding outer membrane lipoprotein-sorting protein: MMGRHMVKHLLTHLAIGAMLLTLPVSSLADEAGDIIKKVEDNLNGKTAFMKITMTVKTKRAERTMKMESWSVGKDKSFIKILYPGKDKGITFLKMDNSMWQYVPRIEKTIKIPASMMLQSWMGSDFSNDDLVRESSISEDYTVKLLNETEEAYTAELLPNEDAAVVWGKIIMDISKQYYLPSKVRYFDEEGMLIRELAYTKVQPFGERFYPTKWVMDPKEPEKAGHQTVMEVSDAVFDGPVSESYFTKRALKRYSD, translated from the coding sequence ATGATGGGACGACATATGGTAAAACATCTGCTAACACACCTGGCAATCGGAGCCATGTTGCTTACTTTACCAGTATCTTCTCTTGCTGACGAGGCAGGAGATATCATCAAAAAGGTTGAAGACAACCTGAACGGTAAAACAGCATTCATGAAGATCACGATGACGGTCAAGACCAAACGGGCCGAGCGCACCATGAAGATGGAAAGCTGGTCTGTGGGCAAGGATAAATCCTTTATCAAAATTCTCTATCCGGGCAAGGACAAGGGCATCACTTTTCTCAAAATGGATAACTCCATGTGGCAATATGTGCCCCGCATAGAAAAAACCATCAAGATCCCGGCCTCCATGATGTTGCAGAGCTGGATGGGCAGTGATTTCAGCAATGATGATCTGGTGCGGGAAAGCTCTATCAGTGAGGATTACACGGTCAAGCTGCTGAACGAGACAGAAGAGGCGTATACCGCAGAGCTGCTCCCCAATGAAGATGCAGCCGTTGTCTGGGGGAAGATTATCATGGATATATCAAAGCAGTATTACCTGCCAAGCAAGGTTCGCTATTTTGATGAAGAGGGGATGCTGATCCGAGAACTGGCCTATACCAAGGTTCAACCCTTTGGTGAACGTTTTTATCCCACCAAATGGGTTATGGATCCCAAAGAGCCGGAAAAGGCAGGTCATCAGACGGTGATGGAGGTTTCTGATGCGGTTTTTGACGGCCCGGTCAGTGAATCCTATTTCACGAAAAGGGCACTGAAACGTTATTCTGATTAG
- a CDS encoding YHS domain-containing protein: protein MSPQRLFLLAVLLYIAWRLLRSLIRDTITQKAKDQLRKESEQAEKATVQDILVEDPVCRTLIPKHQAVRLRQDGKTYYFCSDSCCDQFTGEPGGKE from the coding sequence ATGAGTCCGCAACGCTTATTTCTTCTTGCTGTCCTTCTCTATATTGCTTGGCGATTACTGCGAAGCCTGATCCGTGATACCATCACGCAAAAAGCAAAAGATCAGCTCCGGAAAGAATCCGAGCAAGCTGAAAAAGCAACTGTCCAGGACATCTTGGTCGAAGACCCGGTATGCCGGACCCTGATTCCTAAACATCAGGCGGTTCGTTTACGTCAGGACGGAAAAACTTATTATTTTTGCAGCGATTCCTGCTGCGATCAATTTACCGGGGAACCGGGAGGAAAAGAATGA
- a CDS encoding ISAzo13 family transposase produces MIGNFYRPGKLLVTEPVTVNDHDFPSLGTRKAVPHGLYDIYRNIGYITLGTSHDTSEFGCTCIRNWWMEHGKFDFPNATGILLLSDCGGSNNARYYIFKEDLQKLADELNIEIRIAHYPPYTSKYNPIEHRLFPHITRACEGVIFKSIEIVNEVMSKAKTSAGLKVFTSVLDKVFETGRKTADDFKENMKIKFDEFLPKWNYVAVPSGRL; encoded by the coding sequence CTGATCGGTAATTTTTATCGTCCCGGAAAACTGCTCGTTACAGAGCCTGTCACCGTGAATGATCATGATTTTCCGTCGCTTGGGACCAGAAAAGCCGTACCTCACGGGCTGTATGATATATACCGCAATATCGGTTATATCACATTAGGAACAAGTCATGACACCTCCGAGTTCGGGTGTACCTGTATTCGAAATTGGTGGATGGAGCATGGAAAATTCGATTTTCCGAACGCGACGGGCATATTGCTGCTCAGCGACTGCGGAGGAAGTAATAATGCGCGTTACTATATTTTCAAGGAAGATTTACAGAAGCTGGCGGACGAACTGAATATTGAAATTCGTATCGCGCATTATCCGCCGTACACGTCAAAGTACAATCCGATTGAGCATCGACTTTTTCCTCATATAACGAGAGCCTGCGAAGGCGTTATATTTAAAAGTATCGAGATTGTGAACGAAGTGATGAGCAAAGCGAAGACATCCGCAGGACTGAAAGTTTTCACATCCGTTCTTGATAAAGTCTTTGAGACAGGTCGAAAAACGGCTGATGATTTTAAAGAAAATATGAAAATTAAATTCGACGAGTTTCTGCCGAAATGGAATTATGTCGCTGTTCCATCAGGGCGGCTTTAA
- a CDS encoding transposase produces the protein MLNIKDHKTINMFDPFDYLGPKRRKMLDESWAGIFRDHIRQILPVDFLALHFSANMGRPTNELVAMMGAMVLQQMHDLTDEETAEQFAFNIQWHYALDLTDNSDKNAYVCPRSILDMRSIMTEYGLYDRVFDAIGDKLINVFDADTSLQRIDSVHIFSNMRHLGRIGIFTGTIKKFLVNLKRHHKDEFNDLDQNLRDRYLKKEEESAFAMVKPSQSAKTLQIVADDLFFLIERFRSHHKIPSMDSYRLMIRVLKEQCITKQDENTHEKRIILKENKDIPSDSLQNPSDPDASYDGHKGKGYQVQIAETYSTEEGKDVNKLSLITHVAVQAAHESDVDAVIPYIEATEQRGIKPEQALADTLYGSDENHEATKEQGVNLIAPTLDKQKDLFCTLTDFAFSDNGFVISCPENCQPVKTSKKKDRFVIAFSSEKCSICPRAGHCPVKSGKKDLSYLRYNEKNVRLSKRRQYERTDDFKNKYRFRAGVEATMSQLDRRTGIKHLRVRGMKAVRFAATMKATALNIIRAAAYKKRQNKGKKPSSPSFGGLIGLILVIKVRFFKNFGKIAKVEAAMARF, from the coding sequence ATGCTCAACATCAAAGACCACAAAACCATCAACATGTTCGATCCCTTTGATTATCTCGGGCCGAAACGTCGAAAAATGTTAGACGAATCATGGGCCGGAATTTTTCGGGATCATATTCGTCAGATCCTGCCTGTTGATTTTCTCGCACTCCATTTCAGTGCAAATATGGGCCGACCGACCAACGAACTCGTAGCCATGATGGGAGCAATGGTCTTGCAACAGATGCATGATCTTACTGATGAAGAGACGGCTGAACAGTTTGCTTTTAATATACAATGGCATTACGCCTTGGATCTCACCGATAACTCTGATAAAAATGCTTATGTTTGCCCGAGAAGTATTTTAGACATGCGCTCTATCATGACGGAGTATGGGCTTTATGATCGTGTATTTGATGCCATAGGCGACAAACTCATCAACGTCTTTGATGCGGACACCTCTTTGCAACGTATAGATTCCGTACATATATTTTCAAATATGAGGCATCTCGGTCGTATCGGTATCTTTACAGGCACCATCAAAAAATTTCTGGTCAACCTCAAGCGGCATCATAAAGACGAGTTCAATGACCTTGACCAGAATTTGCGTGATCGCTACCTGAAAAAAGAAGAGGAAAGTGCCTTTGCTATGGTCAAACCATCCCAATCTGCCAAAACTCTTCAGATAGTTGCCGACGACCTTTTCTTTCTTATTGAGAGGTTTCGTTCACATCACAAGATCCCGTCAATGGATTCGTATCGACTTATGATACGCGTTCTTAAAGAACAGTGCATCACGAAGCAGGACGAAAACACTCATGAAAAACGCATAATCTTGAAGGAAAATAAAGATATCCCTTCTGACTCTTTGCAAAATCCGTCTGATCCTGATGCCAGTTATGACGGCCATAAAGGCAAAGGATATCAGGTGCAAATCGCTGAAACATACAGCACAGAGGAAGGAAAAGATGTCAACAAACTTTCCCTTATTACCCATGTTGCTGTTCAAGCGGCTCATGAAAGCGATGTCGATGCTGTGATACCGTATATTGAGGCAACAGAGCAACGGGGCATAAAACCGGAACAAGCCTTGGCCGATACGCTTTACGGGAGTGACGAAAATCACGAAGCGACAAAAGAACAAGGGGTTAATCTTATTGCTCCCACTCTGGATAAACAAAAAGACCTCTTCTGCACTCTGACTGATTTTGCGTTTTCTGACAACGGTTTTGTTATCTCCTGTCCTGAGAACTGCCAACCTGTTAAAACGTCAAAGAAAAAAGATAGATTTGTCATAGCCTTTTCATCGGAAAAATGTTCTATCTGCCCAAGAGCTGGTCATTGCCCTGTCAAGTCGGGTAAAAAAGACTTGAGTTATCTGCGATATAACGAAAAAAATGTCCGCCTCTCCAAACGAAGGCAATACGAACGAACCGATGATTTTAAAAATAAGTATCGGTTCCGGGCCGGGGTCGAGGCGACTATGTCGCAACTTGATCGACGCACAGGAATCAAGCATCTCCGGGTCCGAGGAATGAAAGCGGTGCGGTTTGCAGCAACCATGAAGGCAACAGCACTCAATATTATACGGGCAGCTGCGTACAAAAAACGACAAAACAAGGGGAAAAAACCCTCATCACCCTCCTTCGGAGGCTTGATTGGCCTGATTTTGGTTATCAAAGTACGATTTTTTAAAAATTTTGGCAAAATCGCAAAAGTTGAAGCTGCAATGGCCCGATTTTGA
- a CDS encoding ABC transporter permease, which produces MFTTTTKIAWASLIRRRTRSVLLVLMIAVSLWGLLFMEGIYDGMTEQMIANALRSDSGHISLFGKGYRLDPDLSRWINRDQEVLAVLDKDPRVKSAVTRLKQDGLVATAHYSRGAVLLGIDLEAEEEHGQLGSYLDQGDFTFGKKGRQAIIGYKLAEKLHVRIGSKIIISAQDSQQEVSSLPVRISGILKTNNMALDEHAVLLSQGQMQRLLSMENGAAQIAVLLHDETALAQVQEDLSRQFPELDVQRWDELYPALLQSREMMKVFNMVTNMLIFCVAALGIFGVMLVSVLERLREFGIMLAIGTRFSEITRIILAESFFMGFLGYGLGALIGFSTLYYFKIYGLDLNMFSDAFAEFGMDAVTYAIIRPSYFITALVAVIVATLLSVPIPLRVLKKSKPIEAINAI; this is translated from the coding sequence ATGTTCACAACAACAACCAAAATAGCTTGGGCTTCGCTGATCCGGCGGCGCACCCGTTCAGTCCTGCTGGTGCTGATGATCGCGGTCAGCCTCTGGGGCCTCCTCTTTATGGAAGGCATCTATGACGGGATGACCGAGCAGATGATCGCCAATGCCCTGCGCAGCGACAGCGGTCATATCTCGCTGTTCGGTAAAGGCTACCGTCTTGATCCTGACCTGTCTCGCTGGATCAACAGGGATCAGGAGGTGCTGGCAGTGCTTGACAAAGACCCACGGGTCAAGAGCGCAGTCACCCGCCTGAAACAGGACGGTCTAGTGGCTACAGCCCATTATTCACGGGGTGCGGTCCTGCTGGGCATTGATCTGGAGGCAGAAGAAGAGCATGGCCAGCTCGGCTCCTATCTGGATCAAGGCGATTTTACCTTTGGTAAAAAGGGACGCCAGGCCATTATCGGCTACAAGTTGGCTGAGAAACTACACGTCCGAATAGGCAGCAAGATTATTATCTCGGCCCAGGACAGTCAGCAGGAGGTTTCCTCCCTGCCGGTGAGAATCAGCGGCATTCTCAAAACGAATAATATGGCCTTGGATGAACATGCTGTCTTGCTCAGTCAGGGGCAGATGCAACGGCTTTTATCAATGGAGAACGGAGCAGCCCAGATCGCGGTACTGCTCCATGATGAAACCGCGCTTGCCCAGGTTCAAGAGGATCTGAGCCGCCAATTTCCAGAGCTGGATGTACAACGCTGGGATGAACTCTACCCGGCCCTGCTCCAATCCAGAGAGATGATGAAGGTCTTTAATATGGTCACTAATATGCTGATCTTCTGCGTGGCTGCTCTGGGCATCTTCGGGGTGATGCTGGTCTCGGTTCTGGAACGACTGCGGGAATTTGGGATCATGCTGGCCATTGGCACCCGCTTCAGCGAGATCACCCGGATCATCCTGGCAGAGTCCTTTTTCATGGGCTTTCTCGGCTATGGCCTGGGTGCCCTGATCGGGTTTTCCACCCTGTATTATTTTAAGATTTACGGCCTGGATTTGAATATGTTCAGTGATGCCTTTGCAGAGTTTGGTATGGATGCTGTCACCTATGCCATTATCCGGCCTAGCTATTTTATCACAGCCTTGGTTGCGGTGATTGTGGCCACTCTGTTAAGCGTGCCGATCCCTTTGCGCGTCTTGAAAAAATCAAAACCCATTGAGGCTATCAATGCAATCTGA